A genomic segment from Microbacterium sp. SORGH_AS_0428 encodes:
- a CDS encoding cytidine deaminase, translated as MTDIDWDELRTAATEAMQRAYAPYSRYKVGAAALVTDGRIVSGCNVENASYGVGLCAECGLVSELNMTGGGQLVAFVCVNGDGQTIMPCGRCRQLLNEFALPGMLLETVSGIRTIDEVLPDAFGPRDLEEYRR; from the coding sequence GTGACCGACATCGACTGGGACGAGCTGCGCACCGCCGCGACCGAGGCCATGCAGCGCGCCTATGCCCCGTATTCCCGTTACAAGGTGGGAGCCGCCGCCCTCGTCACCGACGGGCGGATCGTCTCGGGATGCAACGTCGAGAACGCCTCCTACGGGGTCGGACTGTGCGCGGAGTGCGGCCTGGTCTCTGAGCTGAACATGACCGGCGGCGGCCAGCTGGTGGCGTTCGTCTGCGTGAACGGCGACGGACAGACGATCATGCCGTGCGGGCGCTGCCGTCAGCTGCTGAACGAGTTCGCCCTGCCCGGGATGCTGCTGGAGACCGTGTCGGGCATCCGCACGATCGACGAGGTGCTGCCCGACGCGTTCGGCCCCCGCGATCTCGAGGAGTACCGCCGATGA